DNA sequence from the Leuconostoc lactis genome:
GGATATGCTGTTGGTGGCTTGTCGGTTGGTGAGTCTAAAGCTGAAATGAATCGTGTCTTGGACTTTACGATGCCATTGTTGCCTGAAGACAAACCGCGTTATTTGATGGGCGTGGCGGCACCTGATTCCTTGATTGATGGGGTTATTCGCGGAATTGATATGTTTGATTCTGTGCTCCCAACACGAATTGCCCGTAAGGGTACCTTGATGACGCGCTATGGTCGTGTGGTCATTAAGAATTCAAAGTATAAGCATGACTTTACCCCTTTGGATCCAGATTTAAGCTACTATTCACCTAATCCAATTCGTCGTGAACAATTTGGCAATAAAGCGCAATTTGATGATCCAACGTATAACCCATTCCAGAATTTGACGCGTTCGTATTTGCATCACTTGTTTAACGCGAACGAAATTCTTGGGGCTCAACTCGCTTCGCAACATAACTTGCGCTTCTTGTTGCAGTTTATGGAAGATATGCGCACAGCGATTGAAAATGATGAATTATTGGCCTTCCGGGAAACAGTAATGGAAGAATACGGCTATAATAAGCCGAATGCGCGCTTATTCTAAAAAACAGCGTGAATTTTTGATATAATGGAAACAGAGTGTCTGACCAGAAAATGGCAGACCTATTCTAGAAAGTAGGACAAATTACCATGAATGCAAACTTAATCCTCCCACTTATTCTGATTGTTGGTATGTTTTGGTTTATGAACCGCCAGCAAAAGAAGCAACGTGCTGCGCAAGAAGAACGTCAAAACAGCCTTGAAAAAGGGTCTGAAGTTGTGACAATCGGTGGTTTGCACGCCGTTGTTGATAGCGTGGATAAGGTCGCTAAGACTGTTGATTTGGACGCCGAAGGCGTTATTTTGACGTTTGACTTGGCTGCTATTCGCACAATCAAGCCAAAAGCACCTGCAGCTGGCGAAAAGGTTGTTGTGGATGATCTTAAGCCAGCAGAAACACCTGCTGAAGATAAGATTGTGAACACAAACGAACCAGCCGACAAGTAAACGTTATAATAAAGAGAGCATATTGCTCTCTTTTTTGAATGGTGGCAAATAATCATGAAAACAAAAACAATTCAACGACCAGATGGCACAAAAATTGTCTATGATGAATTTGGGGATCGCCAACACCAAACCTTGTTTCTGCTGCATGGGAATGGTGGTTCGGCCCGTTATTTTCGGCCGCAAATTACGCAATATGCCCAATACTTTCATGTGATTGCAATCGATACCAGAGGACATGGGCGTTCGTCCAATACGCAGCGCCGGATTACTTTTGATGATATGGTAGCTGACATCGAGGCCATTCGCCAAACCGAGCAGATTGAGACGCTGTATATATTGGGCTATAGTGATGGCGCCAATATTGGAATTAAGTATGCCACGCTTTATCCTAAGCGTGTGACTCGTCTCGTCCTTAATGCGCCCAACTTATCCAAAAAAGGGGTCTATCAAGTCCTTTGGTGGTTTGATCGCACGGCGCAGTTTTTAATGCGATTATTAGCACCGATTAATCATTATGCTAAACGGCGTTATAAACAGCTGCATGTGATGAGTGAACCGCTCAATATTAGTCGACGTGACTTAGAGCGCATTTCGGCCCCAACATTGTTGGTCATCGGTCGGTTTGATTTAGTGAAAAAGCGGCATATTGAACGCATTGCGGCGATTTTACCCCATGCGGAAGTCTTGATTATTCCACGCGGTGGCCATTTTGTGACGTACACCAATCCAAAAAAGTTTAGTGCGTTAGTTTTACCGTTTTTACAACGAGGAGAAGAGTATGAAAAAGTTTAAACAACTCTTATCACGGCTGATTGTACCAGCTGTGACCCTGATTTTGATTGGGCAAACGATTTATATGACCCGAGAAATCACCTGGGATATGATTTTTTCAACCATTAATGATATTTATTGGTGGCAAGCGATTTTATTGATGATTTTAGGCTTCATTGCGGTATTGCCAACCGTGTTAAACGACGTGATCTTAGCCAAATGGCAGCACTATCAAATTGAGATGCCTGAATTGTTGCAACGGTCATGGCTGATTAATGTGTTTAATATTAATGCTGGGTTCGTTGGGACAGTCGGGGTCTTGTTGCGCCGTATTTGGTTTGCTGATCAAAAAAATGGTGGCCGTCTAAAGCCCTATATTCAGATGTATGTGTTGAGTTTGGGTGGCTTGTTTATCGCCAGTGTGATGGCACTTGTAGCCATTTGGTTGAATGTCATCCCCGACTTTGACGATAATCTGATTTGGTTGATGGTTTTGCTCGCTGTTGCGGTAGTGGTTGGCATTATTTCACTTATCCCGCGTTTTAACTTCTGGTCGGGGATGACACAACGTGCCTTTGTCCTACTCACGAGTAATGCGGTCTTAACCTTTGCCATCCAAATGGCGTTATTTGTGACGATTGGGCTTACGATTGGCGTGGATGTTCGCATTGCTATGATGATGTTATTGTTCACCATTGCCAACACCATTGCGCTGGTGACGATGACTCCAGGAACTTGGGGCTCACTTGATGTGTCGTTGCTATTGATGCTATCAGGCTTATCAGTGGATATTGAAAAAGTGGTGGTTTGGCTGATTTTGTATCGCCTGGTTTACAACATGTTGCCATTGTTTAGTGCCATTGTGTTGTTTTGCTACCGGTTATCTCGCAAAATCAATCGTGAATATCGTGGGGTACCGCACTATGTTGCCTTGTCCGTGACCCATCGGTTGACGACTATTGCGTTATATTTGTCAGGTATTTTGTTAGTCTTGTCTGGTACAATGCCTGGCATCATGCAACGGGTGACCATCTTACATCATCTACGGCCTTGGCCAATTACTTTTGCCCTTGCCAACCAGCTCCCAAATATTTTATTAGGTTTTCTCCTACTTATTAGTGCGCGTGGCGTGGCCAATCGGGTTAAACGCGCTTATTATTCGACGATTGTTTTACTCGTCTTAGTGGTCATTTATGCGTATATGTCTTATCGACAAATTTTGCCAGTTATCATCTTTGGGTTGCTCTTGATTGGCTTTATGTTTAGCAAGAAAACGTTGTATCGCAAACAATTTATCCACTCTTGGCAACAGCAGGTGATTGATGGCACCATTTGGGGCGCCCTCATTATCAGTTATTTGCTGCTTGGTATGATTGATGCACCGATTGTTAAAAATCATTTCCAGCGCTTAACGCATCTTGGTTTATTACCGTCAGTGCACTGGTGGCTCATGGGAACCGCCATTATTTTGGTGGTGACAGTCTTTAGTTTGTTATTATCACGCTACCTCCGTGCTCATAAGCAACAACTCGGGGTACCGTTTGATGAAGCGCGTTTGCAACGGTTATTAGCAATTGGGGACACGCATTATACCAACTTGGCATTTTTGGGTGATAAACGTTTTTACTTCTATCAGGTTGACGGACAAGATCGCGTCGGCCTACAATTCCGCGTGATTAACAATCAGGCAATGGTGATGGGTGATCCATTTGGGGACGCCACGTATTTCGCTGACGCCATGCAACAATTCGTGGATGAGGCGGATGTTTTAAGTTATGTGCCGGTATTTTATGAAGTCAGTGAACGGATTGCCATGTTGGCGCATGAATTTGGCTATGATTTCTTTAAGTTAGGTGAAGAAGCGCATGTCATCGTCACTGAATTCTCAACTGCCGGTAAGAAGATGCAAAATGTGCGTTCCGTGATTAATCAAGCCAACCGTGCTGGTTTTGACTTTAAAGTGTTGCAGCCACCATTTAGTGCCGAAGTGATGGCGCAATTACGAGCAATTAGTGATGAATGGTTAGCGGGCCGTGAAGAAAAAGGGTATTCATTAGGCTTCTTTGACGAGAATTATCTCCAACGCTATCCCATTGCTGTCTTAGAAAAAGATGGGCAAATCGAAGCCTTTGCCACACTGGTAACCTCACATACCGAACAACAATTGGCTGTTGACTTGATGCGTTTTACCAAACAGGCACCAAATGGCGTGATGGATGTGTTGTTTGTGAACACGATTGCCTATGCTAAGGAAAAAGGGTTGGCGACGTTAAATTTGGGGATGTCACCGTTAGCCAATGTTGGGCAACATCGACAAAGTTTTGGTCGGGAACGTTTGGCCAATTTAGTGTATCAATTTGGATCAAAAGTTTATTCATTTGAAGGTCTCCATCACTACAAGCGTAAATTTACGAAAAATTGGGTACCCATGTACATTGCGTACTCAAGAAAGTCGTGGATTATCATGGTCATGATTGGTCTTTTGAAAATTGATAACAAAGGTGTGGCACGTGCACCAGAAATCAAAGTCGTGTATGATGAAGATAACGATTTTGAACAATAAGGAGGAATGTGTGTCATGGCGGGGGACTGTTGAGATGTGGCACACACAAGAATTATCATGCCAATGCACGAATATTTTATGGGATTAAATCAATTAGAACTGATTAACCGTGCACCGGGCTTTTTTAAGTATCAACCGCACAACGTGGCGGCGCATTCTTGGAAAGTTGCCCAAATTGCGCAGTTTTTAGCGGATGTGGAAGAACAAAATGGGGCAACGATTAATTGGCAATCAATCTATGAGAAGGCATTAAATCACGATTATACTGAACGTTTTATCGGTGATATTAAAACGCCGGTTAAATATGCTACGGCGGATCTGCGAGCGATGCTTGCTGACGTGGAAGAAAC
Encoded proteins:
- the yajC gene encoding preprotein translocase subunit YajC, producing the protein MNANLILPLILIVGMFWFMNRQQKKQRAAQEERQNSLEKGSEVVTIGGLHAVVDSVDKVAKTVDLDAEGVILTFDLAAIRTIKPKAPAAGEKVVVDDLKPAETPAEDKIVNTNEPADK
- a CDS encoding alpha/beta fold hydrolase translates to MKTKTIQRPDGTKIVYDEFGDRQHQTLFLLHGNGGSARYFRPQITQYAQYFHVIAIDTRGHGRSSNTQRRITFDDMVADIEAIRQTEQIETLYILGYSDGANIGIKYATLYPKRVTRLVLNAPNLSKKGVYQVLWWFDRTAQFLMRLLAPINHYAKRRYKQLHVMSEPLNISRRDLERISAPTLLVIGRFDLVKKRHIERIAAILPHAEVLIIPRGGHFVTYTNPKKFSALVLPFLQRGEEYEKV
- the mprF gene encoding bifunctional lysylphosphatidylglycerol flippase/synthetase MprF encodes the protein MKKFKQLLSRLIVPAVTLILIGQTIYMTREITWDMIFSTINDIYWWQAILLMILGFIAVLPTVLNDVILAKWQHYQIEMPELLQRSWLINVFNINAGFVGTVGVLLRRIWFADQKNGGRLKPYIQMYVLSLGGLFIASVMALVAIWLNVIPDFDDNLIWLMVLLAVAVVVGIISLIPRFNFWSGMTQRAFVLLTSNAVLTFAIQMALFVTIGLTIGVDVRIAMMMLLFTIANTIALVTMTPGTWGSLDVSLLLMLSGLSVDIEKVVVWLILYRLVYNMLPLFSAIVLFCYRLSRKINREYRGVPHYVALSVTHRLTTIALYLSGILLVLSGTMPGIMQRVTILHHLRPWPITFALANQLPNILLGFLLLISARGVANRVKRAYYSTIVLLVLVVIYAYMSYRQILPVIIFGLLLIGFMFSKKTLYRKQFIHSWQQQVIDGTIWGALIISYLLLGMIDAPIVKNHFQRLTHLGLLPSVHWWLMGTAIILVVTVFSLLLSRYLRAHKQQLGVPFDEARLQRLLAIGDTHYTNLAFLGDKRFYFYQVDGQDRVGLQFRVINNQAMVMGDPFGDATYFADAMQQFVDEADVLSYVPVFYEVSERIAMLAHEFGYDFFKLGEEAHVIVTEFSTAGKKMQNVRSVINQANRAGFDFKVLQPPFSAEVMAQLRAISDEWLAGREEKGYSLGFFDENYLQRYPIAVLEKDGQIEAFATLVTSHTEQQLAVDLMRFTKQAPNGVMDVLFVNTIAYAKEKGLATLNLGMSPLANVGQHRQSFGRERLANLVYQFGSKVYSFEGLHHYKRKFTKNWVPMYIAYSRKSWIIMVMIGLLKIDNKGVARAPEIKVVYDEDNDFEQ